The Myxococcota bacterium DNA segment GGTGAGGAAGCCGCGTCCGAGCGGGCTGTAGGCCACGAAGCCGATGCCGAGCTCCCGGCAGGCGCCGAGGATCGCGTCCTCGGGATCGCGGCTCCACAGCGAGTACTCGGTCTGCAGCGCGGCGATCGGGTGGACCGCGCAAGCGCGGCGCAGTGTCTCGACGCCGGCTTCGGAGAGGCCCAGGTGGCGCACTTTGCCCTGCCTGACGAGGTCGGACATGGCACCGATGGTGTCTTCGATCGGCAGCGACGGGTCGACGCGGTGCTGGTAGTACAGGTCGATGTGGTCGACGCCCAGCCGGCGCAGGCTCGCGTCACACGCCTGGCGCACGTACTCGGGCCGGCCGCTGACGCCGCGCGCCTGCGGGTTCTTCGGGTCGCGTACGATGCCGAACTTGGTCGCCAGCACGACGCGCCCGCGCCTCCCCCTGAGAGCGCGGCCGAGCAGCTCCTCGTTCTTGTA contains these protein-coding regions:
- a CDS encoding aldo/keto reductase — encoded protein: MQRRKLGRSGLTVSSQGLGCMGMSEFYGATDDAESLATIDRALELGIDFLDTADVYGPYKNEELLGRALRGRRGRVVLATKFGIVRDPKNPQARGVSGRPEYVRQACDASLRRLGVDHIDLYYQHRVDPSLPIEDTIGAMSDLVRQGKVRHLGLSEAGVETLRRACAVHPIAALQTEYSLWSRDPEDAILGACRELGIGFVAYSPLGRGFLT